In the Oceanispirochaeta sp. M1 genome, one interval contains:
- the alr gene encoding alanine racemase: protein MYDYSRSKRATRALIHLENLIWNLEKVREFIGPDRKLCLAVKADAYGHGAVAISMTALKHGVTHLAVSNLDEGKELREAGITAPIILLSYPQENEYEDVIDYKLEPFVGDEEYLNRLNLMVREKEAPPLTIHIKIDTGMGRIGCPPEDAPYLARLADTAKGLKIGGICTHFPVSDSMDPENQAFTEEQTNTLSDIKKEILSMNIDPGLVHAANSGGIFLHKKSHLDMVRLGISAYGYLPHSSMAKTEELKPVMELKTRIAFLKTVSPGQTVSYGRTWTAKEECRIASIPVGYADGYMRLLSGKAEFLIKGKRYPIAGRVCMDQLMINLGNERDIKVGDEVTIFGPDRAGPDASELADLIGTISYEITCAVNKRVPRIYTS from the coding sequence ATGTACGATTACAGCAGATCAAAAAGAGCGACCCGCGCTCTGATACATTTAGAGAACCTCATATGGAATCTGGAGAAGGTGAGGGAATTTATCGGACCCGACAGAAAACTCTGTCTGGCGGTTAAGGCAGATGCCTACGGGCATGGTGCTGTGGCTATATCCATGACGGCTTTGAAACATGGAGTGACTCACCTGGCAGTTTCCAATCTGGATGAAGGAAAGGAACTTCGCGAGGCAGGGATTACAGCACCCATAATTCTGCTTAGTTATCCTCAGGAAAATGAGTATGAAGATGTGATTGATTACAAGCTGGAACCCTTTGTAGGAGATGAAGAGTATCTGAATCGCCTGAATCTGATGGTTCGGGAGAAAGAAGCGCCCCCCCTTACAATACATATAAAGATAGACACCGGCATGGGACGAATAGGCTGCCCCCCCGAAGATGCTCCCTACCTTGCCCGCCTGGCGGATACAGCAAAGGGACTGAAAATCGGCGGAATATGTACCCACTTCCCGGTTTCTGACAGCATGGACCCTGAGAATCAGGCATTTACCGAAGAGCAGACTAATACTCTTTCTGATATCAAAAAAGAGATCCTTTCAATGAATATAGACCCGGGTCTTGTCCATGCGGCAAATTCAGGAGGAATATTCCTTCATAAAAAAAGTCACCTGGATATGGTTCGTCTGGGAATCAGTGCATACGGTTATCTTCCTCATAGCAGTATGGCAAAAACTGAAGAACTGAAACCTGTGATGGAGCTGAAAACAAGAATAGCCTTCTTGAAAACAGTCAGCCCCGGTCAGACTGTATCCTATGGAAGGACATGGACTGCGAAAGAGGAGTGCCGTATTGCGTCTATCCCTGTGGGATACGCCGATGGATACATGCGCCTGCTTTCAGGTAAAGCGGAATTCCTGATTAAGGGAAAACGTTACCCTATAGCCGGCAGAGTCTGTATGGATCAGCTGATGATTAATCTTGGCAATGAGAGGGATATTAAAGTTGGTGATGAAGTGACCATTTTCGGACCGGACCGTGCCGGACCGGATGCATCTGAGCTGGCAGACCTGATCGGAACCATCTCCTATGAGATAACCTGCGCTGTCAATAAACGGGTTCCCAGAATCTATACCAGCTAG
- a CDS encoding LysO family transporter, protein MLTVIIIMSVGMIAGFILRKYKKLYQGLDKTVSYVIYLLLFLLGITVGQNETIIRNFHLIGLKALLITVASVGGSILLAAVVFHFFFRHDHIELGTEDDVHDGAEVSAKKLQGEDA, encoded by the coding sequence TTGCTCACCGTAATTATAATCATGTCTGTCGGTATGATTGCCGGCTTTATTTTGAGAAAATATAAGAAATTATACCAGGGGCTTGATAAAACTGTCAGTTATGTTATCTATCTGCTCCTTTTTCTGTTGGGGATAACAGTCGGACAGAATGAAACAATTATCCGGAACTTCCATTTAATAGGTTTGAAAGCTCTTCTTATTACAGTTGCTTCTGTAGGGGGGTCTATTCTCCTGGCCGCAGTCGTTTTCCATTTTTTCTTCCGTCATGACCATATTGAACTGGGGACTGAAGATGATGTTCATGATGGAGCCGAAGTTTCAGCTAAAAAACTTCAGGGGGAAGATGCATGA
- a CDS encoding ATP-binding protein yields the protein MIFEYEVSGDDYSLAGRASSDIKKKLKQLGIPSPVIKKTAISMYEAEINMVIHADGGKIVVTLNPEQIKIVLEDTGPGIPDLDQAMQEGYTTACEAARELGFGAGMGLMNIQRNSDSLHIDTVIGQGTTVTILLYMNG from the coding sequence ATGATTTTTGAATATGAGGTCTCCGGAGATGATTATTCCCTGGCCGGCCGTGCATCAAGTGATATAAAGAAGAAACTCAAACAGTTGGGAATACCTTCACCGGTAATAAAAAAGACCGCTATTTCCATGTATGAAGCCGAAATCAATATGGTTATACATGCTGATGGCGGAAAGATTGTGGTGACCCTTAATCCTGAACAGATCAAAATTGTGCTGGAAGATACAGGTCCCGGTATACCTGATCTGGATCAGGCAATGCAGGAAGGTTATACCACTGCCTGTGAAGCAGCCAGAGAGCTGGGGTTTGGAGCAGGAATGGGTCTTATGAATATTCAGAGGAATTCTGACAGTCTTCATATTGATACGGTTATCGGCCAGGGAACAACAGTTACCATTCTGCTGTATATGAACGGATAA
- a CDS encoding lipoate--protein ligase family protein produces the protein MIKRLLISPYNDPFLNLAIEHYLLEKLNNEEEILLLYINDPAVVIGRFQNPWLECTPNRTKDTYLIRRESGGGTVYHDRGNLNFSFIQNIESYDRKNNLEQICMIMKNCGIDLSINKRNDLTVEHEGKIYKISGSAFRHKKDRAFHHGTVLIESETKRLKESITPGTQKVFTKISGTASNRSEIINLNRVNTKLTMEMVLNTFRSLYEKREDYIFEDWDEDEWEKLSEHDSVQQERTLLLSEDWILGKTPAFRQDISSFHPPETDGWEISVSKGTIEDSVRELSFLKGIHYGRRHTVDELKKKLRGQSVFGLGEDELFSRLILFIG, from the coding sequence GTGATTAAAAGGCTTCTTATATCTCCATATAATGATCCTTTTCTCAATCTTGCAATAGAACATTATTTACTCGAGAAACTGAACAATGAAGAGGAGATTCTTCTCCTCTATATTAATGATCCTGCCGTTGTAATCGGACGATTTCAGAATCCATGGCTTGAATGCACTCCTAACAGAACAAAAGACACCTATCTTATAAGAAGAGAGAGTGGCGGCGGCACCGTCTATCACGACAGAGGGAACCTTAACTTTTCATTTATTCAGAATATAGAATCTTACGACCGTAAGAATAATCTTGAACAAATCTGCATGATAATGAAAAACTGTGGAATTGATCTGAGTATCAATAAAAGAAATGATCTGACCGTAGAGCATGAGGGAAAGATATACAAAATAAGCGGAAGCGCCTTTCGGCATAAAAAAGACAGGGCCTTTCATCATGGAACAGTTCTGATTGAATCAGAAACAAAGCGCCTGAAAGAATCAATAACCCCGGGTACTCAGAAAGTTTTCACAAAGATATCAGGAACTGCCTCAAACAGGTCGGAAATAATAAATCTAAACCGTGTTAATACAAAGTTGACCATGGAAATGGTGCTCAATACTTTCCGCTCTCTATATGAAAAGAGAGAAGATTATATATTTGAAGACTGGGATGAAGATGAGTGGGAGAAACTGTCTGAACACGACTCGGTACAGCAGGAGAGAACCCTGCTGCTTTCGGAAGACTGGATACTGGGAAAGACACCCGCATTCAGACAGGACATTAGCTCTTTCCATCCTCCTGAAACAGATGGATGGGAGATAAGTGTTTCAAAGGGGACGATTGAAGACTCTGTCAGGGAACTTTCATTTCTTAAGGGGATTCATTACGGGCGGCGCCATACTGTAGACGAGCTTAAAAAGAAGTTGCGGGGGCAGTCAGTGTTCGGACTTGGAGAAGATGAACTTTTCAGCAGGCTTATTCTTTTTATCGGATAG
- a CDS encoding lysine exporter LysO family protein yields MKNSLIILAFFAAGVLLGALGDAGGWIPEALGSMSTYVLYVLMCLVGFGIGGDTDSLRVLKETNLKIVLVPLSIVAGSLGGAALISVFVQGLDLQEVLAISGGFGYYSLSSLFITELRGELPGTIALLANIMREIITLLMTPLFVRWAGPLGPIASGGATSMDTTLPIISLYSGKQYAVISLFNGIVLTVLVPFLVPFILSF; encoded by the coding sequence ATGAAAAACTCCCTGATTATTCTGGCTTTTTTTGCGGCGGGTGTTCTTCTGGGAGCTCTTGGTGATGCAGGTGGTTGGATTCCCGAAGCCCTCGGGTCTATGAGTACCTATGTGCTCTATGTTCTGATGTGTCTTGTGGGCTTTGGTATCGGAGGAGATACTGATTCTCTCCGGGTTCTGAAGGAGACAAATCTTAAGATTGTTCTGGTTCCATTGTCAATCGTTGCAGGATCTCTGGGAGGTGCAGCTCTTATCTCTGTTTTTGTTCAGGGACTGGACCTGCAGGAAGTTCTGGCCATAAGCGGCGGATTCGGTTATTACAGCCTCTCGAGTCTCTTTATAACTGAACTGAGAGGAGAGCTTCCCGGTACGATCGCTCTTCTTGCCAATATAATGAGAGAGATCATCACATTGCTGATGACACCATTGTTTGTACGTTGGGCAGGGCCTCTCGGGCCGATTGCATCGGGGGGTGCGACCAGTATGGATACGACCCTGCCGATCATTTCCCTCTATTCAGGGAAGCAGTATGCTGTCATCTCCCTTTTCAACGGGATAGTTCTTACAGTATTAGTTCCTTTTCTGGTGCCATTTATACTCAGCTTTTAA
- a CDS encoding DeoR/GlpR family DNA-binding transcription regulator: protein MNPFLSDRENKILNMLIEDYNLSVTKISEMLGVSAVTIRSDLSSMEEKGFILRTRGGALPVFHPDIIQSQRQKQEEKNRIAKAAADMVEEGDAIMIDDGTTTSLVLKYLMGKRNIHVVTNSTLALTYARVNPTLHLTVVGGEFKPGSESLVGPVSLSHLERYHVKYAFVGTGGFSAETGMTTHIEESAEIIKYMARQSDNTILLADSGKYGKSGFVKILPLDSVDMIITDTDMNKEQVDEILEKGIKVKQV, encoded by the coding sequence ATGAATCCTTTTCTATCAGACAGAGAAAATAAAATACTGAATATGCTTATTGAAGACTACAATCTGTCAGTTACCAAAATAAGTGAAATGCTGGGAGTTTCAGCTGTAACGATCCGTAGTGATCTCTCAAGCATGGAGGAAAAAGGTTTTATATTAAGGACCAGAGGCGGCGCCCTCCCTGTGTTCCATCCTGATATTATTCAGAGTCAGAGACAGAAACAGGAAGAGAAAAACAGAATAGCAAAAGCCGCGGCCGACATGGTTGAAGAGGGAGACGCCATCATGATCGATGATGGAACCACTACTTCTCTGGTACTTAAATATCTGATGGGAAAGAGAAACATCCATGTGGTTACCAACTCCACCCTGGCCCTGACTTATGCCAGAGTTAATCCTACCCTCCATCTGACAGTGGTTGGCGGTGAATTCAAACCTGGATCTGAATCTCTAGTCGGTCCTGTATCCCTGTCACATCTGGAGCGCTACCATGTTAAATATGCCTTTGTAGGAACCGGAGGATTTTCTGCCGAAACCGGCATGACCACTCATATTGAAGAGTCTGCGGAAATAATTAAATATATGGCCCGGCAGTCAGATAATACAATCCTTCTGGCAGATTCCGGAAAATACGGAAAATCAGGGTTTGTTAAAATCCTGCCTCTGGATAGTGTTGATATGATTATCACCGACACAGATATGAATAAAGAGCAGGTGGATGAAATTTTAGAAAAAGGGATTAAGGTAAAACAGGTGTGA
- a CDS encoding [Fe-Fe] hydrogenase large subunit C-terminal domain-containing protein encodes MPVKYFHSVTLDEALCKGCTVCIKGCPTEAIRVQKGRAWITAERCIDCGECIRTCPSGAKKAISDPLSMLDDFDFKIAIPAPTLYGQFPVTLSCNKILTALKSMGFDDVFEVAVAAEILSRETRDYLKQQNSDNPLISSSCPVVVRLVETRFPSLIDQLVPMISPMELSARIVKDKYKDRTDRVGVFFISPCAAKVTDVKTPRGIVKSSVDGVIGIKDIFKELSHAVNHVENEENLNRARAIGISWARTDGEGSAVHSENHISVDGIDHVIDVLENLENGHIKNVDFVEMMSCPGGCVGGPLTVENPYIARNIITSRERSHQAPMEHDSSGEGYNTIDMIGLQWTEEIESCATHLLDPDYKKAMEMMEEMEIIRQGLPGLDCGSCGAPSCKALAEDIVRGKTTETDCVFMLREKIRELTREMIELESRLPPGLDR; translated from the coding sequence ATGCCCGTAAAATACTTTCACTCAGTCACACTGGATGAAGCTCTGTGTAAGGGCTGTACTGTCTGTATTAAGGGTTGCCCCACCGAGGCTATCCGGGTACAGAAAGGGCGGGCCTGGATTACCGCTGAGCGCTGCATCGACTGCGGTGAGTGTATCAGAACCTGTCCTTCCGGGGCCAAGAAGGCTATTTCAGATCCTCTGTCCATGCTGGATGATTTCGATTTTAAAATTGCCATACCAGCACCTACGTTGTACGGTCAGTTTCCAGTTACCCTATCCTGTAACAAAATCCTGACCGCTTTAAAATCAATGGGTTTCGATGATGTTTTTGAAGTGGCTGTGGCAGCCGAAATTCTGAGCAGAGAGACCAGAGACTATCTTAAGCAGCAGAATAGTGATAATCCTCTGATCTCTTCCTCCTGTCCGGTTGTGGTTCGTCTTGTAGAGACACGATTCCCTTCTCTTATTGATCAGCTGGTTCCCATGATATCTCCTATGGAGCTGAGTGCCCGTATTGTTAAGGATAAATATAAAGACCGGACTGATAGGGTCGGGGTTTTCTTTATCTCCCCCTGTGCCGCCAAGGTCACCGATGTTAAAACCCCCAGAGGCATAGTCAAGTCTTCTGTTGACGGGGTCATCGGTATTAAAGATATTTTTAAAGAACTAAGTCATGCCGTAAATCATGTAGAAAATGAAGAAAATTTGAACAGAGCCCGTGCCATAGGTATCAGCTGGGCCAGGACCGATGGAGAAGGCTCGGCGGTCCATTCAGAAAATCATATTTCTGTGGATGGTATTGATCATGTTATTGATGTTCTGGAAAATCTTGAGAACGGACATATTAAAAATGTTGACTTTGTCGAAATGATGAGTTGTCCGGGAGGTTGTGTCGGTGGCCCTCTGACTGTGGAGAATCCTTATATTGCCAGGAACATCATCACAAGCCGGGAACGCAGTCATCAGGCTCCCATGGAGCATGATTCTTCCGGGGAAGGTTATAATACAATCGATATGATAGGTCTCCAATGGACCGAAGAGATTGAAAGCTGTGCCACCCATCTTCTGGATCCTGATTATAAGAAGGCCATGGAGATGATGGAGGAGATGGAAATCATCAGACAGGGCTTACCCGGTCTGGACTGCGGCTCATGCGGTGCTCCCAGCTGTAAGGCTCTTGCCGAAGATATTGTTCGTGGTAAAACAACGGAAACCGACTGTGTCTTTATGCTCAGAGAAAAGATCCGTGAGCTTACCAGAGAGATGATTGAACTGGAAAGCCGTTTGCCTCCCGGGCTTGACCGCTGA